A genomic region of Gossypium hirsutum isolate 1008001.06 chromosome D01, Gossypium_hirsutum_v2.1, whole genome shotgun sequence contains the following coding sequences:
- the LOC107905294 gene encoding uncharacterized protein isoform X1, with product MENEGDHVLKNGEGTSSCNSNNTLNPPLQRFADSTEIIEETPHDQHRRQDDLVLEIPNRSVEDVREEFVRIDMTLTPTATPRRVNFSPMPSPIFNRFDESPIYSSPKSKPSLKGLLPKLSFKYRNTNLEIEKAAILALGGSSADIQGKPRIPRTFSLSKIFTPRAKSTSSLPGTPIAHSNPESTHGGQKGGITGPPIHRSHSVPTLNKDGSITQLDSFGGVFRVIPTTPRVVKGTVVTTSNIVIKSDMDGNGDDGEDIPEEEAVCRICLIELGEGAETLKMECSCKGELALAHQECAIKWFSIKGNKMCDVCKQEVQNLPVTLLRIQNAQAHNMRGPGVRIESARYRVWQDVPILVIVSMLAYFCFLEQLLVSKMKSGAIAISLPFSCILGLLASMTSTTMVRRKYVWLYATIQFALVVLSAHLFYSLLHVQAVLSVLLSAFVGFGSTMCGTSIIYEVSGAWERRHIESNQPLSSQEVPRPNQTPVMAPLQTQTDTNAHGNEPERRALESGNAN from the exons ATGGAAAATGAAGGAGACCATGTATTGAAGAATGGTGAAGGAACAAGCAGTTGCAATAGCAACAACACTCTTAATCCTCCACTTCAAAgg TTTGCAGATTCAACCGAGATAATCGAAGAGACGCCACACGATCAGCACCGAAGACAAGATGATCTCGTCTTAGAGATACCAAATCGAAGTGTTGAGGATGTGAGGGAGGAGTTTGTAAGAATAGATATGACCTTGACACCAACAGCTACTCCTAGAAGAGTCAATTTTTCACCTATGCCTAGTCCTATTTTTAACAGATTCGACGAGTCCCCTATCTATTCATCGCCGAAGAGTAAACCGTCCTTAAAAGGCCTCCTTCCGAAGTTGAGTTTCAAATATCGAAACACTAATTTGGAGATCGAGAAGGCTGCTATCTTAGCACTAGGAGGTTCATCAGCAGATATACAAGGAAAGCCTCGTATCCCGAGAACGTTTTCTCTCTCGAAGATTTTCACACCGAGAGCTAAAAGTACTTCATCATTACCTGGTACACCGATTGCACATTCAAACCCCGAGTCCACGCACGGGGGGCAG AAAGGAGGGATCACCGGACCACCCATTCATCGTTCGCATTCAGTGCCTACACTTAACAAAGATGGAAGCATAACGCAATTGGATTCTTTTGGCGGTGTATTTCGTGTAATTCCTACAACTCCACGAGTAGTCAAAGGAACAGTtgtaacaacatcaaacatagTTATCAAAAGTGATATGG ATGGAAACGGTGATGATGGTGAAGATATTCCCGAAGAAGAAGCTGTTTGTCGAATTTGCTTGATCGAACTCGGAGAAGGAGCCGAGACCCTTAAGATGGAATGTAGCTGCAAAGGTGAACTTGCCCTTGCGCACCAAGAATGTGCCATAAAATGGTTTAGCATCAAAGGTAACAAAATGTGTGACGTGTGCAAGCAAGAGGTTCAAAACTTACCCGTCACTCTTTTACGGATTCAAAACGCTCAAGCTCATAACATGAGAGGACCTGGGGTACGAATTGAGTCTGCTAGATACAG GGTTTGGCAGGATGTCCCGATTCTCGTCATTGTTAGCATGCTTGCTTACTTTTGTTTTCTCGAGCAGCTGTTG GTTTCGAAAATGAAGTCCGGTGCTATCGCTATCTCTCTTCCGTTTTCATGTATATTGGGCCTCCTTGCATCCATGACGTCAACAACAATGG tAAGGAGAAAATATGTCTGGCTTTACGCTACGATTCAGTTCGCGCTGGTGGTTCTTTCCGCTCATCTTTTCTACTCATTG CTCCATGTACAGGCTGTTCTTTCGGTTCTTCTCTCGGCATTTGTTGGGTTTGGGTCCACAATGTGCGGAACCTCTATTATTTACGAGGTTTCGGGAGCATGGGAAAGGCGGCACATAGAGTCAAACCAACCGCTTAGTTCTCAAGAGGTACCACGGCCCAATCAAACACCGGTAATGGCACCG
- the LOC107905294 gene encoding uncharacterized protein isoform X2, which translates to MTLTPTATPRRVNFSPMPSPIFNRFDESPIYSSPKSKPSLKGLLPKLSFKYRNTNLEIEKAAILALGGSSADIQGKPRIPRTFSLSKIFTPRAKSTSSLPGTPIAHSNPESTHGGQKGGITGPPIHRSHSVPTLNKDGSITQLDSFGGVFRVIPTTPRVVKGTVVTTSNIVIKSDMDGNGDDGEDIPEEEAVCRICLIELGEGAETLKMECSCKGELALAHQECAIKWFSIKGNKMCDVCKQEVQNLPVTLLRIQNAQAHNMRGPGVRIESARYRVWQDVPILVIVSMLAYFCFLEQLLVSKMKSGAIAISLPFSCILGLLASMTSTTMVRRKYVWLYATIQFALVVLSAHLFYSLLHVQAVLSVLLSAFVGFGSTMCGTSIIYEVSGAWERRHIESNQPLSSQEVPRPNQTPVMAPLQTQTDTNAHGNEPERRALESGNAN; encoded by the exons ATGACCTTGACACCAACAGCTACTCCTAGAAGAGTCAATTTTTCACCTATGCCTAGTCCTATTTTTAACAGATTCGACGAGTCCCCTATCTATTCATCGCCGAAGAGTAAACCGTCCTTAAAAGGCCTCCTTCCGAAGTTGAGTTTCAAATATCGAAACACTAATTTGGAGATCGAGAAGGCTGCTATCTTAGCACTAGGAGGTTCATCAGCAGATATACAAGGAAAGCCTCGTATCCCGAGAACGTTTTCTCTCTCGAAGATTTTCACACCGAGAGCTAAAAGTACTTCATCATTACCTGGTACACCGATTGCACATTCAAACCCCGAGTCCACGCACGGGGGGCAG AAAGGAGGGATCACCGGACCACCCATTCATCGTTCGCATTCAGTGCCTACACTTAACAAAGATGGAAGCATAACGCAATTGGATTCTTTTGGCGGTGTATTTCGTGTAATTCCTACAACTCCACGAGTAGTCAAAGGAACAGTtgtaacaacatcaaacatagTTATCAAAAGTGATATGG ATGGAAACGGTGATGATGGTGAAGATATTCCCGAAGAAGAAGCTGTTTGTCGAATTTGCTTGATCGAACTCGGAGAAGGAGCCGAGACCCTTAAGATGGAATGTAGCTGCAAAGGTGAACTTGCCCTTGCGCACCAAGAATGTGCCATAAAATGGTTTAGCATCAAAGGTAACAAAATGTGTGACGTGTGCAAGCAAGAGGTTCAAAACTTACCCGTCACTCTTTTACGGATTCAAAACGCTCAAGCTCATAACATGAGAGGACCTGGGGTACGAATTGAGTCTGCTAGATACAG GGTTTGGCAGGATGTCCCGATTCTCGTCATTGTTAGCATGCTTGCTTACTTTTGTTTTCTCGAGCAGCTGTTG GTTTCGAAAATGAAGTCCGGTGCTATCGCTATCTCTCTTCCGTTTTCATGTATATTGGGCCTCCTTGCATCCATGACGTCAACAACAATGG tAAGGAGAAAATATGTCTGGCTTTACGCTACGATTCAGTTCGCGCTGGTGGTTCTTTCCGCTCATCTTTTCTACTCATTG CTCCATGTACAGGCTGTTCTTTCGGTTCTTCTCTCGGCATTTGTTGGGTTTGGGTCCACAATGTGCGGAACCTCTATTATTTACGAGGTTTCGGGAGCATGGGAAAGGCGGCACATAGAGTCAAACCAACCGCTTAGTTCTCAAGAGGTACCACGGCCCAATCAAACACCGGTAATGGCACCG